The Nakaseomyces glabratus chromosome H, complete sequence genome segment AGAACATCAAGATCTTAACCAAAGTGTTCCAGTCTGCATTAAGCAAAATATAGAAGTAGCGAAACGAACTATTGATTAGTGTTTAGCCTGTATATcaacatttttcaaaaaagaatcaCTAGAAGAGAATATAGAATGCTATCTCTTTTTGCATCTCTTTGTTATTgaattatatatatgtgattgaagaaataagatatatatgagtagaatagaatatttaataatCGAAGTTGAATGAAtagtttattgttttttttttttacccCTCTGCCGTTGGGCAATGTAtaagaagttgaaaaagTGCAAAGAATAGAAGCCAAAGTTATTATCCACAAgaagtttatttttgaaagaggGGAGGGGGTAGATTCTTGCCTTCTTTACAAGTACTTCAATTTGATTGTTAGAACGTAGTTCTATATTCTGTGCATTACCTTCCGTGCCTTGCAATCctaattgaaattgaaggaagTTTACAAAGGCTTCTCACCTCTGTGGAAACGTGGGTTTCTTGGATCATTGATAAATTCTTCACTGTTGGACATGGCAGTGGCGGCTTTGCTGACACCATAGTACACAACTGCACCAGCGGCGAAGAATGGCCAGTAAGTCTTCAGGACTGGAAATTGAAATCTCTTAATCATTGCTATCGGTAATGCTTTTCGAGCTATTTCTTGTTTGTCTTTTTCTAGTTAGATATTTACTATGAAAAGCCCTATAGTACCACCTTACTATCAAGGAATATGTTATATCGTTGAACTTATAATCAGTATAAATTACAATGAAGAGATGGTCTCTATTCCACAACTTGTGAGAATTAAAGGTGTAACGAGAAGCACTTGGGCACACAGAGTGTGTGCGGAAATAGAGAGATGGGGAGAGCTTTCCACAATGAGAGCACTTGGGAGGGGGGGAGATGAATATTCCTCTACGGCTTTTCCTCTCAACCCAGATGGACTTCTCGCCGTCGACATGCGATTTGTTGCTCGAATAACACTGGGGGTGCTAGTCACATGCCAATTTACACGTCAATAGCGACTAGAGCTCTACTAGGATGGAAGTTCGATACTATTGGTTCGTTCAGTTGAATATAAACACACGTGTATTACGTACAGACGAGCATTTATTCATACACATCATGTGACCAGCTATACATAGCTGAATACGATACACAGGATATTGGATCGATCATGTTGATATCATCACCTACGGAACTAGCTGGACACATATAACATGTGACTTAAAGTTAGCTTCCTATTTTAATGCGCTCATTTGAGAACAAGATGCCACTCCAAGACTGCCTTCTGTCACATGTATATTCGCACAGAGCAACGTCATTTCTTGCATAGTGCGTGTATACATGTATATAACTAACCTAAGACTTAGTCTTGCGTTTGCTGGCTTGGTAGTGATAAACCTGGTGGTACTTAATAGTATACGCTACTGTTTTCCCTCAATATTTGTATTTACCAAACTTTCTTTATCTGTATGGGTGGCTCCTTGTTTAGTAGGCTTGGCTATCGTTATTGTATTGTAGAACCAGATAAGATGACTATACATGTGAAAGCATAATTAGACAATGACATGAAAACTTTTTgtagagaaagagagagaggGAGAGTAAGACAGTGACAGAGAAGCCAAAACAAACTAGGAAATTAACAGTTGAGCAAAAATATCGATTATTGCTGGGGGTTGTCTTGGTTGTGAGGAACTTCGTTAAGATATcacaaaatatatttgcTGAATAATGACGTTTTTCCCATCGTTTgccaaaaattttttttttcgtcTTTCTCTTCAATAAATCACTTGGGAATTCTGTCGATCTTTACCTTGTTGACACTTTTCGCACacacacagacacacagacacacagacacacagacacacaAACTCTGAGACTAAGCTTTTCATTTGGTTGCATTGTTAACTTGCAAAGACTTGCTAAGCTCTACAGAAAAGACTGCCACTTATCCACCTTTCTACTCTAAATACTAATAGCTCTACAAACTTTCATATATCTCTCAAAAGATAGAACAAGCCCTACTATATAGGCTGGAATATCAACAACgaccaaaaaaaatacaatcaCAGAATTAAATATTTCTCTCTTTATGGTATCCAGGAATCCATTATAGAGAAACGAATAAGgacaaataaaataaactaCACACTGAACCGTGATGATGTCTGTGGGTTCGGTACCTGTGGATAATGGTGCCAATTTTGCTCCCATACCTAAGAAATCCAGAACTATAAAGACTGACAAACCAAGACCACACCTTTGCCCTATATGTACTCGTGGATTTGTGCGGCTAGAACACTTGAAGCGACACCAGAGGGCACACACCAACGAGAAGCCGTTCTTATGTGTTTTCTGTGGTAGATGTTTCGCTAGAAGAGATCTAGTGTTGCGACACCAATATAAACTGCATCCAACACTGGTATCAAAGAATAACGAAGGGTCTCTGGACAATAGCCGCAATAATTCTGTTTCACCAGGAAGCGACAATAGTTCCGATGCCTTGAAAGCAGAAGCAGCCATCAACGATAACATTATAAAAGTCAGCGGGAACAGGGCCACCATCTTACCCACGCCAAGTAACCCCCTCGCAAAGACTACAGCTGAGCTACGGAAAGCAGCCAAAGTTGCCGAAAGTACTGGCTCCTCAAAAGAATCTACAccttcaacaaaatatgCCAAGAAAGTTAataagaagagaaagacaAAGAATAAGGAAGCTGGTAGCAACGGAAATAGCTCATCCACTTCACCACTTGTTTCACCATCTATATTCCCACAACCATTGAATCTAAACCAAAAGAAAGACAACAATTTGAGTGTACCCGCATCTAGGAATAAGAGACATGCTTCTTTTTCCGCCTCTAGTGCTTTCACTTACTTCCCAGATAATGTCTCACTAAATGGCAATGACCAGGAACACCAGAGAGAAAACATCGAAGATCTGGGCGAAGGCATTCCGCATCTCGTTGGTTTCTCAACCCCACAACTTAGTGCACAGGAATTAATAAGAAAAGTAATGCAAACTGGTACTATGGACTTTGAACCTTTAGACTTACCCCCATCCTTATTTGGTGACGAGAATGGTCAGCAAATGCTTGGTATGCAAAATGGGGATTCTGACTTTGGTGTGAGTCTGTTTAATAGCAATGGTGTTACTAAATCCAACAATGAACGTGTAGGTTTCATTAAtggtaagaagaaagcCAACACAGTCGATAACACTTCCACAACTAACTATATTGGCGATCTTCCAAGCTCCAGCATGAATAACTCTAACATGAAACATGCTAACAGCTCTGCATCACTAGCTGCTGCCTTGAGCTCAATGTTTGCAATTCCAAATCAATCCTCAACAAATTTGGCAAACAGCGGTCCCTCCCACCAAATATTGACCGATTTGGTAACCATGGGTTCATCATTTGGTGGTTCCAATGGGTTTAACAAGAATCTACACAATAATACCTCGGAACTTGACCTTttcaattataaaaattggaagaatAACTCATATCACGATATATTTGAGGCCCCATCTGCTTCAAAGCAAAAGAAACGGGCCACATTTACAACCAACGATGTAACAGAAATAGATGACCAAATTGACGgacaaaatttcaaatccCCACAGAGTATACCTGATTCAAACCAAAGAGGAAATACGAATACAACTTCACCTGATGAAGACTGGACTACGAAATTTATTAAAGACTCCGACCTTgagaaatattttgatatggATGCTGACCACTTCAATGATATTGGTTTCTTCCATTCTAACATAAATGATGCAAACCAAAACTCAATAAAGAGCAATCTACCTAGTGGTATAGCTAGCAGCCAAAATAGCTCCAACGAGACCTCTGCTATCAATTCTTCCTCCAATCTACCAAGGTTAGGAAACAGTGTAGCATCACCGATCAACTCATTATCCAATAAATCTGCAGTTAATACACCTCCTGTAAATATTGAACAACCAAGTGTCAACAAAGCCAAAAATGTTGAATTCAAGGAATTTAGAGAATTGTTTAACTCACATATTGATAACTATGGCTTGCCTAACCACATGAGTAAACGtacatttgaagaagaagatattggGGCAGCATTAGAGAGGTCTGTTTCATCATTATTCACTTCAAGACAAGTGGAACTATTTAGAAAGAATGTTAACGCTGCCAatctttctctcttttcTAATCCTTCTTCTGCATCTTCTTCACTGAATGGTTCACCAAGAAACTCATCTGAGCCTTTacagaaaaaacaaaaacatatTCCACCACCGTTGGCATTTTTTACCGAAAAGTTTAGAGAGCAGATTGTTACAATGAATAACTTAACTCAGACAATGTTTCCTTCTGTGAACGTTCTTAACCACTATGTTAATTTGTATCAGAAAGAATTCCACccatatttttcttttattcaTCTACCTTCTTTTGTTCCGTCAACCGAGAATTATCCATTTCTATTAAGTGTCGCAATGATTGGTGCTCTTTATGCTTTTCATTCTAACCATGCTATGATATTGTGCAAGGTGGCAAGGCACAATATTAGAGTCTACTTAGAGCAAACTGTTAAGAATCAAAAGGTGACTCCATTATGGTTGATTCAGTCTTTAGTTTTATTGACTTTTGTTGGTATCTTTAGCGATGATCTAAATGTTGCAAGAAGTATGAACACACAATTGATGACATTAATTAGattgatcaagaaaacTAACTTAAACATGCCTCTGGAAAACTATTGTAAACCACCAATTGCTAGCAACCATGCACTAGATTATCAGAATAATCCTGCTACTTTTGCCAAATACAAAGCACAATACACTACCCCTGAACAGTTAGAAAAagattttcaatattttattcttgcTCAAACTAGAATTAGGACCTGCCATGTTGTTTTAATAATTTCCAACTTATTCACATCATTAGTGGGCCTAGAATGTTGCTTTCATTCAAT includes the following:
- the ATP18 gene encoding F1F0 ATP synthase subunit i (CAGL0H04191g~Ortholog(s) have proton-transporting ATP synthase activity, rotational mechanism activity and role in ATP synthesis coupled proton transport, mitochondrial proton-transporting ATP synthase complex assembly, protein complex oligomerization), producing the protein MIKRFQFPVLKTYWPFFAAGAVVYYGVSKAATAMSNSEEFINDPRNPRFHRGEKPL
- the TDA9 gene encoding Tda9p (CAGL0H04213g~Ortholog(s) have sequence-specific DNA binding activity, role in acetate biosynthetic process, regulation of transcription, DNA-templated and nucleus localization) → MMSVGSVPVDNGANFAPIPKKSRTIKTDKPRPHLCPICTRGFVRLEHLKRHQRAHTNEKPFLCVFCGRCFARRDLVLRHQYKLHPTLVSKNNEGSLDNSRNNSVSPGSDNSSDALKAEAAINDNIIKVSGNRATILPTPSNPLAKTTAELRKAAKVAESTGSSKESTPSTKYAKKVNKKRKTKNKEAGSNGNSSSTSPLVSPSIFPQPLNLNQKKDNNLSVPASRNKRHASFSASSAFTYFPDNVSLNGNDQEHQRENIEDLGEGIPHLVGFSTPQLSAQELIRKVMQTGTMDFEPLDLPPSLFGDENGQQMLGMQNGDSDFGVSLFNSNGVTKSNNERVGFINGKKKANTVDNTSTTNYIGDLPSSSMNNSNMKHANSSASLAAALSSMFAIPNQSSTNLANSGPSHQILTDLVTMGSSFGGSNGFNKNLHNNTSELDLFNYKNWKNNSYHDIFEAPSASKQKKRATFTTNDVTEIDDQIDGQNFKSPQSIPDSNQRGNTNTTSPDEDWTTKFIKDSDLEKYFDMDADHFNDIGFFHSNINDANQNSIKSNLPSGIASSQNSSNETSAINSSSNLPRLGNSVASPINSLSNKSAVNTPPVNIEQPSVNKAKNVEFKEFRELFNSHIDNYGLPNHMSKRTFEEEDIGAALERSVSSLFTSRQVELFRKNVNAANLSLFSNPSSASSSLNGSPRNSSEPLQKKQKHIPPPLAFFTEKFREQIVTMNNLTQTMFPSVNVLNHYVNLYQKEFHPYFSFIHLPSFVPSTENYPFLLSVAMIGALYAFHSNHAMILCKVARHNIRVYLEQTVKNQKVTPLWLIQSLVLLTFVGIFSDDLNVARSMNTQLMTLIRLIKKTNLNMPLENYCKPPIASNHALDYQNNPATFAKYKAQYTTPEQLEKDFQYFILAQTRIRTCHVVLIISNLFTSLVGLECCFHSIDLNCGVPCYHESLFSCPSSNEWAGKLEKYNIVLDSKFSLIELSNGEAKYANCMMYLSNGSQYVYDNTKVSKKTLLSLLITIHEKIFIERNNIRHENGDNIPLNDAKWRMSSRPMISVMVKHWESMYIKNGGLLVPTDENIKIINRDPAMRLIVPLHSFALIRKCLDLTPVMKQIYMHNWVGMNETMQLICCDWESLRESTTYALNIIDFWVITMDGLRNQSIGGTPIFTITCIFSAVLIVAEYMKHLEDWSNDVSSDINSQPNLKVSDRILWFKIFKVLKKVEGHLSSRDVGSETYSQFLRTQANGALDIGSLDEAYIESATKPDREISETLEVIKNSRLSTRSLYFGVRILGDAPVWPIAILFALALQCRAIHMEKSADKTLLH